The Xanthocytophaga agilis DNA window CATTGGGTTAAGGAAACAGATTTATTTTTAGACTGACTCATAGTCCTAACTGTAATGCATTAATATCTCAACTTTGACAGACTGAGACATCAAGCAATAGATTTAACTTTATGTAGAAGAATTTATGGTAAAAAACAATACATGAACTAAGCCTTGGCTGGACGAACTTTTGAAAGCAGTGCTTCAATAACCCGGTCAGGAGATACACCATCTGCTTCTGCTTTAAAGTTTAACAGAATGCGGTGACGTAATACAGGTTTTGCTAATGCCTCAATATCTTCAGGTGTCACAGCATATCGACCTTTTATTAAGGCACGCGCTTTCGCACAAACAACTAGTGCCTGTCCTGCACGTGTACCTGCTCCCCATTGTACCCAATCTTTTACTTCCTGTGGACTATCAGATCCGGAACGAGTAGCGCGCACCAGACGGTTGATCCAGGAAAGTAAATCATCATGGACTGTCACTTCTCGAGCCCAATGTTGCAAATCCAATACTTCCTGCTGGCTTAGTACAGGTTCAATAGCCGCTTGTTTGCTTCCTGTAGTCTGACGCAACACTTCCAATTCGTCTGCAGACTCCGGATATTCCATCTGGATATATAAAAGAAAACGGTCTAACTGCGCTTCTGGTAACGGAAACGTGCCTGCCTGTTCCAGCGGGTTCTGGGTTGCCAGAATAAAGTAGGGAGCCTGCATTTTGTAGGTTTTCCCAGAGTAGGTTACCGACTTTTCCTGCATGGCTTCCAGCAAGGCAGCCTGTGTCTTTGGAGGAGTTCGGTTGATCTCATCCGCCAGGATAATATTGGCAAATAAAGGTCCAGGTATAAATTTAAATTTTCGCTGGCCAGACTCATCTTCCTGTAAAATAGATGTTCCTACAATATCTGAAGGCATCAGATCAGGAGTGAACTGGATACGTCGGAATTTCAGATGTAATGCTTGCGCTACAGAACGTATCAAAAGTGTTTTACCTAATCCAGGAACACCTTCCAGCAAAGCATGTCCACTCGCCAGCAAAGCAATTAACAACTGCTCTACCGTATCTTCCTGCCCAATCACAGCCTTGCCAATTTCCTTCTTCAACAGGGTTAGTTTTTGCTGAAGTTCCTGTACATAAGTCGTCGTATTCAACATTTGTATGGTTTGATTAGTTGCTGATACGGAAGTTCCGTATAGTAAGTGATGTTTTAAAATAATAAAGTCTTCTTTATCATGAAGTGCTTAACGAGTCAGAGCATGAACAACAATGTTGACACCAAATTTCGTATTGTCTTTGGCCAGCCAACGTTTATTGCGATAATCGTAGTCCCATTCACAGCCATAATCCTTATTACTGTACAAAACTCCAATACGTCCATTTACCAGAATGGCTTTCAGATAATCGTGTACCAGATCATCACCCCAACCATTCAGTTCTACACTGGTAGCGGGAGGGCCATCTTCAAATTCAAAGAAGCAAGAATAGAGGGCATGATCGTTAGGGAGCTTCTGTAAAGCATTGGCACCAAACAACTCTTCCATCTGTCGCTCAAATGACTTGGCAAACAGACCATCGATATCATGATTACAATCGTCTACAAATACAAATCCACCACGCTGTACATATGCCTTAAAGTTCTCTTTCTCCTGTTTGGTAAACTCAACCAGTTTATGTCCACTCAGATAACAGAATGGCGAAGAAAAGACAGCTTTGTCTGATAAAGAGACAACCTTTTCTTCGATATCGACAGGTATGGTTGTATACTCAATCAGCGAGTTCATCAGATTGGTAGGCATACGCTGGTCTGTATTCCAGTCACCAGATGTGTATTGTAATCGTGTAAAGAAAAAAGCCTTGCTAAACTCCATATTTTTGTAACAGGGATAGCATTACAGTCTAAGAGAGTTAAACTGTAATGCTATTCGTCTCTTAAACAGCGTCAGATAAACTGGTAAAGGTAAAGTCACGAATCCGCATAGGAGGAATCAGGTTGCCATTCACACGTTGTGCTTTTCCCATGGCATCCAGATTGTTCAACATGATGACCGGACTTTCATTAAAACGGAAGTTTTTGACAGGATATTTGATTTGTCCGTTTTCAATGTAGAAAGTACCATCACGAGTAAGACCTGTATAGAGTAATGTTTGAGGATCAACAGAGCGGATATACCAGAAACGAGTAACCAGAATGCCTTTTTCTGTACCTTTAATCAGGTCTTCCAGACTGCCATTACCCCCAGGAATGATAATATTAGAAGGGAAGGCAATAGCTTCTGTGCCTTTTTTCTGTGCCCAGAAACGATCATAGGCCATTGTCTTTACTACACCATTCTGTATCCAGTCTGTACGTTTGCGAGGTAGGCCATCATTGGTCCAGGTAGAGCCCGGAACTTCTGCATTCAATGGGTCAGAGTAGATACTGATTCGTTCGTCCAACAGCTTTTCTCCCAATTTGTTGCCTCCTCCTTTTTTAGAAAGGAAACTACGACCTTCATCTGCATTACGGGCATTGAAGCTGCGCATCATATTTTCAATCAGATCTACAGCAGCAGCAGGTTCTAACACAACTGTGTACTTACCTGGTTCAATAGCTTTTGCACTACGGGAGCCTATTGCTTTCTGAATAGCAATTTCAGAAGCTTCGCCGGAATCCAGTTTGGCAGCATCATTAAAATCACGGGTAACCCATCCCGAACCTAGCCCATCGTTAGTACGCATGGTCACAGTAAAGTTCAGGTCACTCTGTGTATGATAGGCAAACAGACCTTTGGAATTCATAATGGAAGAAAAACCAGAAGAATGCTCCAGGAAACCAGCTGCTGTTATATCTTTCTTAGAAGCTGGCAAAATGCTCTTCTCTGCTACATTGGCACGAAACTCAGGATCTATCTTTGCAGTACTAT harbors:
- a CDS encoding MoxR family ATPase, producing MLNTTTYVQELQQKLTLLKKEIGKAVIGQEDTVEQLLIALLASGHALLEGVPGLGKTLLIRSVAQALHLKFRRIQFTPDLMPSDIVGTSILQEDESGQRKFKFIPGPLFANIILADEINRTPPKTQAALLEAMQEKSVTYSGKTYKMQAPYFILATQNPLEQAGTFPLPEAQLDRFLLYIQMEYPESADELEVLRQTTGSKQAAIEPVLSQQEVLDLQHWAREVTVHDDLLSWINRLVRATRSGSDSPQEVKDWVQWGAGTRAGQALVVCAKARALIKGRYAVTPEDIEALAKPVLRHRILLNFKAEADGVSPDRVIEALLSKVRPAKA
- a CDS encoding DUF4159 domain-containing protein, with protein sequence MEFSKAFFFTRLQYTSGDWNTDQRMPTNLMNSLIEYTTIPVDIEEKVVSLSDKAVFSSPFCYLSGHKLVEFTKQEKENFKAYVQRGGFVFVDDCNHDIDGLFAKSFERQMEELFGANALQKLPNDHALYSCFFEFEDGPPATSVELNGWGDDLVHDYLKAILVNGRIGVLYSNKDYGCEWDYDYRNKRWLAKDNTKFGVNIVVHALTR
- a CDS encoding TldD/PmbA family protein, encoding MAILSKEEAKQLLTKVLGYSKADECSISLNNNHGGNIRYARNTVSTSGEETNMTLSVQSSFGKKTGTASINEFDSASLEKVVKRAEELAKLAPENPEYVSILGPQQYAEAKAYFDSTAKIDPEFRANVAEKSILPASKKDITAAGFLEHSSGFSSIMNSKGLFAYHTQSDLNFTVTMRTNDGLGSGWVTRDFNDAAKLDSGEASEIAIQKAIGSRSAKAIEPGKYTVVLEPAAAVDLIENMMRSFNARNADEGRSFLSKKGGGNKLGEKLLDERISIYSDPLNAEVPGSTWTNDGLPRKRTDWIQNGVVKTMAYDRFWAQKKGTEAIAFPSNIIIPGGNGSLEDLIKGTEKGILVTRFWYIRSVDPQTLLYTGLTRDGTFYIENGQIKYPVKNFRFNESPVIMLNNLDAMGKAQRVNGNLIPPMRIRDFTFTSLSDAV